The Gloeomargarita sp. SKYB120 genome has a window encoding:
- a CDS encoding 5-(carboxyamino)imidazole ribonucleotide synthase, whose product MNGTVGVLGGGQLAWMLAQAARDLHIPLWVQTPDPQAPAIPLSAGAVIAPLDDRSGLERLVQQCDVITFENEFINLELLAAIARPTTRFCPRLESLAPLLDKYRQRCYAQGLGIPVPEFWLLTPGEPAPTWPLVVKARRYGYDGLGTRIIHTPAQLEQLWREWPVTDVLAEAYVPFVQELAIVAARSLSGETAFYPVAHTYQANQVCRWVYAPAPVPDSVATAIRDYTHTLLTALDYHGVLATEWFYLADDRVLLNEVAPRTHNSGHYTIDACVTSQFQQHLRAITGQSLGSTTMTTDGALMINLLGYETAMCDYRQQREQLAQWGRVYWYGKTQARPGRKLGHVTLLNVAPTAISHWVEHVESVWSGGLPVLNLVQ is encoded by the coding sequence ATGAACGGCACGGTTGGCGTTTTGGGTGGGGGGCAACTGGCCTGGATGCTGGCCCAAGCGGCGCGGGATTTGCATATCCCCTTGTGGGTGCAAACACCGGATCCCCAAGCCCCGGCCATTCCCCTGAGCGCCGGCGCCGTCATTGCTCCTCTCGATGACCGCAGCGGGTTAGAACGGCTTGTGCAGCAGTGCGATGTGATCACGTTTGAGAACGAATTTATTAATCTGGAGCTATTGGCGGCGATAGCGCGACCTACTACCCGTTTTTGCCCACGTTTAGAGAGTCTGGCGCCCCTGTTGGATAAATATCGCCAGCGATGCTACGCCCAAGGGTTGGGGATTCCCGTGCCGGAATTTTGGTTGCTAACGCCTGGGGAACCTGCGCCCACTTGGCCTTTGGTGGTCAAAGCCCGCCGCTATGGGTATGACGGCCTGGGTACGCGCATCATCCACACCCCGGCGCAACTGGAGCAACTCTGGCGCGAATGGCCTGTGACCGATGTGCTGGCGGAAGCCTACGTGCCTTTTGTGCAGGAGTTAGCCATTGTCGCCGCGCGGAGTCTCTCGGGAGAAACGGCCTTTTACCCTGTCGCCCACACCTATCAAGCCAACCAGGTCTGCCGGTGGGTCTATGCGCCAGCGCCGGTGCCCGACTCGGTGGCAACTGCCATTCGGGACTACACCCATACCCTATTGACAGCACTGGATTATCACGGCGTCCTGGCAACGGAATGGTTTTATCTCGCCGATGACCGGGTGTTGCTCAATGAAGTGGCCCCCCGCACCCACAATTCTGGCCATTACACGATTGATGCCTGCGTCACGTCCCAATTTCAACAGCACCTGCGGGCGATTACCGGGCAATCCTTGGGCAGCACGACCATGACAACGGACGGGGCGTTGATGATTAATCTACTAGGCTACGAAACGGCTATGTGCGACTACCGGCAACAGCGGGAGCAACTGGCGCAATGGGGCCGGGTGTATTGGTATGGGAAAACGCAGGCGCGACCGGGGCGAAAACTCGGGCACGTGACCTTACTCAACGTTGCACCAACGGCCATTTCTCACTGGGTGGAGCACGTCGAGTCTGTCTGGTCAGGTGGTTTACCCGTCCTGAATTTGGTACAGTAA
- a CDS encoding ribonuclease H family protein translates to MTRNKVYVVWRGRKPGIYRRWDECWAQVGGYSGAQYKAYPNWEMARQAFAQGQEGVQPSLAPEQPVVPYLTPSYAVDGACSGNPGVMEYRGVNTVTGEEIFRRGPYPWGTNNIAEFLAIVTALQWCAERGCDWPIYSDSDVALGWVKKKRCGSQLPVEGTALGDEIQAAEAWLQTHTYPNPLCKWDTERWGQIPADFGRK, encoded by the coding sequence ATGACGCGCAACAAGGTGTACGTAGTCTGGCGGGGACGAAAACCGGGCATTTATCGCCGGTGGGATGAGTGTTGGGCACAGGTAGGCGGCTACAGTGGCGCTCAGTACAAGGCTTATCCTAACTGGGAAATGGCGCGCCAGGCGTTTGCCCAAGGGCAGGAAGGGGTTCAACCGTCCCTAGCTCCAGAGCAACCAGTCGTGCCCTACCTGACACCGAGCTATGCCGTGGACGGGGCCTGTTCCGGCAATCCGGGGGTCATGGAATATCGCGGGGTGAATACAGTCACGGGGGAAGAAATTTTCCGGCGCGGGCCGTATCCCTGGGGCACCAACAACATTGCGGAATTTTTAGCCATTGTCACGGCTTTGCAATGGTGCGCCGAACGGGGGTGTGATTGGCCCATTTACTCAGACTCTGACGTGGCTTTGGGTTGGGTGAAAAAGAAGCGGTGCGGGAGTCAATTGCCGGTGGAGGGAACAGCCTTGGGTGATGAAATCCAGGCAGCGGAAGCCTGGTTGCAAACCCATACCTATCCCAACCCCTTGTGCAAGTGGGACACGGAGCGTTGGGGACAAATTCCTGCTGATTTTGGACGGAAATAA
- a CDS encoding aspartate kinase, translating into MGLIVQKYGGTSVANVERIQAVAQRIVQTVAQGHQVVVVVSAMGRTTDELIALAKAVNPQPSPREMDMLLSTGEQVSIALVAMALEALGQPAISLTGTQVGIITEADHGRARILHIPTDRIRQELEQGKVVVIAGFQGISSSRTLEITTLGRGGSDTSAVAIAAALGADGCEIYTDVPGILTTDPRIVPDAQVLPQVTCEEMLELASLGAKVLHPRAVEIARNFGVPVVVRSSWTDEPGTRLITPTRRTIPHRDLEVARLVDGVELDDQQAKVALCNVPDRPGVAAQLFGALANAGINVDLIIQSIQAGATNDIAFTVQRSDLAQTEQVVQQFVGQWGDPVTCHVSAAMAKVSIVGAGMVGRPGVAASMFSALGEAGINIDLISTSEIKVSCLVDLANATQAVRVLSSSFKVPVLPLPEDTGEMTPVRGAALDDEQARLVIRRVPDRPGSAACIFLALAQARVSVDMIIQSERVTWIDGRPTKDIAFTIHQDDVERAQAALVPALAKLNCEYLAVDADIAKVSVVGSGMVRKPGVAAQMFASLGQAGINIQMIATSEIKISCLVSRSEGKKALQVVHQGFALAQATG; encoded by the coding sequence ATGGGATTAATCGTTCAAAAGTACGGCGGCACTTCGGTTGCCAATGTCGAGCGCATCCAAGCGGTCGCCCAGCGGATTGTCCAGACGGTGGCCCAAGGGCACCAGGTGGTGGTGGTGGTCTCAGCGATGGGCCGCACCACTGACGAGCTGATTGCCCTGGCGAAGGCGGTAAATCCCCAGCCGTCTCCCCGCGAAATGGATATGTTGCTCTCGACCGGCGAGCAGGTGAGTATTGCCTTGGTGGCAATGGCGCTCGAAGCCCTGGGGCAACCGGCCATTTCCCTAACGGGGACGCAAGTCGGCATCATCACCGAAGCAGACCATGGACGCGCCCGCATTTTGCACATCCCCACCGACCGGATTCGCCAGGAGCTAGAGCAGGGCAAGGTGGTGGTCATTGCCGGGTTTCAGGGCATCAGCAGCAGTCGCACTCTGGAAATTACAACCTTGGGGCGGGGCGGGTCGGATACATCGGCGGTGGCCATCGCAGCGGCTCTAGGCGCAGATGGATGCGAAATCTATACCGATGTGCCGGGGATTTTGACCACCGACCCCCGCATTGTGCCAGACGCCCAGGTGCTTCCCCAAGTCACCTGCGAAGAGATGCTGGAGTTGGCCAGTCTCGGGGCCAAGGTGTTGCATCCCCGCGCAGTGGAAATTGCCCGCAATTTCGGGGTGCCAGTGGTGGTGCGCTCCAGTTGGACCGATGAGCCGGGCACGCGCTTGATCACGCCCACGCGGCGCACGATTCCCCACCGAGATTTGGAGGTGGCTCGGCTCGTAGATGGGGTGGAACTGGATGACCAGCAGGCAAAAGTGGCCCTGTGCAATGTCCCTGACCGGCCAGGCGTTGCAGCCCAGTTGTTCGGGGCGCTGGCTAACGCCGGAATCAACGTGGATTTGATCATCCAATCCATCCAGGCGGGAGCCACGAATGACATTGCTTTTACCGTGCAGCGATCGGATTTGGCGCAGACCGAGCAGGTGGTGCAGCAATTCGTAGGGCAGTGGGGCGACCCTGTCACCTGTCACGTCTCGGCGGCAATGGCCAAGGTGAGCATTGTTGGAGCGGGGATGGTGGGCCGACCGGGCGTGGCTGCCAGTATGTTCAGCGCCCTAGGGGAAGCTGGGATTAACATTGACCTGATCTCCACCTCAGAAATCAAGGTCAGTTGTCTGGTGGATTTGGCCAATGCTACCCAGGCGGTGCGGGTCCTCAGCAGCAGTTTCAAAGTGCCGGTCTTGCCGCTGCCGGAAGATACTGGAGAGATGACACCCGTGCGGGGAGCCGCTCTAGACGACGAGCAGGCGCGGCTGGTGATTCGCCGCGTTCCCGACCGGCCCGGTTCCGCAGCCTGCATTTTTCTAGCGTTGGCCCAGGCGCGGGTGAGCGTGGATATGATCATCCAGTCCGAGCGGGTGACGTGGATCGATGGCCGGCCCACCAAAGACATTGCCTTTACGATTCACCAGGACGATGTGGAACGCGCGCAAGCGGCCTTGGTTCCTGCCCTGGCCAAGCTGAACTGTGAGTACCTGGCCGTGGATGCCGACATTGCCAAGGTCAGCGTGGTGGGCAGCGGCATGGTACGCAAACCCGGCGTTGCGGCGCAGATGTTTGCCAGTTTGGGCCAGGCGGGGATCAATATCCAGATGATTGCCACGTCGGAAATCAAAATCAGTTGCCTGGTGAGCCGGTCGGAGGGCAAAAAAGCGCTGCAAGTGGTGCATCAAGGGTTCGCGCTGGCTCAGGCCACAGGCTAG
- a CDS encoding PQQ-dependent sugar dehydrogenase — protein sequence MRLRWLGWVLLLGLLGCRVHSQPEPLPVSQVQPATRYRVVSVIKGLERPWGMVWLPNGDMLITERPGRLRWVQGGKLRPEPVPGIPPVLNLGQGGLLDIALHPCFPNPAWVYFTYAQGTVEANRTVVGRGTWQNGRLTEVREIFRVAQTKYRTQHFGSRLAWLPDFTLLVSIGDGGNPPISYGGRLIREQAQNPKSHLGKVLRLNPDGTAPADNPLGAKAAPEVWTLGNRNIQGLVVDPVTGQVWATEHGAKGGDEVNRLEAGKNYGWPRVTHSREYSGEEITPYRSLPGMVDPALVWPGTVAPSGLTIYRGERFPDWQGQLLAGGLRSRAVHRLQVLPNGKVKEVERIDLRQRVRDVRVGPDGLVYVLTDADDGQLLRIEPVP from the coding sequence ATGCGGTTGCGCTGGCTGGGCTGGGTACTGCTGCTGGGGTTGCTGGGGTGTCGTGTCCATTCCCAGCCGGAACCACTGCCGGTGTCGCAGGTGCAACCCGCTACCCGTTATCGCGTGGTATCGGTGATCAAGGGGTTGGAACGGCCCTGGGGCATGGTGTGGCTCCCCAACGGAGACATGTTGATTACGGAGCGACCGGGACGCCTGCGCTGGGTGCAAGGGGGTAAGTTACGACCGGAACCGGTGCCTGGCATTCCCCCCGTGTTGAACCTGGGGCAAGGGGGCCTGCTGGATATTGCCTTGCACCCCTGTTTTCCCAATCCCGCCTGGGTCTATTTCACCTACGCGCAGGGGACGGTGGAGGCCAATCGCACGGTGGTGGGGCGTGGCACCTGGCAAAACGGGCGGCTGACGGAGGTGCGGGAGATTTTCCGGGTGGCCCAGACCAAGTACCGGACGCAGCACTTTGGGTCGCGCCTGGCCTGGCTGCCGGATTTTACGCTGCTGGTGAGCATTGGGGATGGCGGCAACCCGCCCATCAGCTACGGGGGGCGCTTGATCCGCGAGCAAGCCCAGAACCCGAAGAGTCACCTAGGGAAAGTCTTGCGCCTGAATCCCGACGGCACGGCACCGGCGGATAACCCGTTGGGGGCAAAAGCCGCGCCGGAAGTCTGGACACTGGGCAACCGCAATATCCAAGGGCTGGTGGTGGACCCGGTGACAGGGCAAGTCTGGGCGACGGAACACGGGGCGAAAGGAGGGGACGAGGTGAACCGGCTGGAGGCGGGGAAAAATTACGGCTGGCCGCGGGTGACCCACAGTCGCGAGTACAGCGGCGAAGAAATCACCCCCTACCGGTCGTTGCCGGGGATGGTGGACCCTGCGTTGGTCTGGCCGGGAACGGTAGCGCCGTCTGGGCTGACCATTTACCGGGGTGAACGCTTTCCCGACTGGCAGGGGCAATTGCTAGCAGGTGGATTGCGCTCGCGGGCGGTGCATCGGTTACAGGTGCTGCCCAACGGCAAGGTGAAAGAAGTCGAGCGGATTGACCTGCGCCAGCGGGTGCGGGACGTGCGGGTGGGACCCGATGGCCTGGTTTACGTGCTCACGGATGCCGATGACGGTCAACTCCTACGCATCGAACCCGTCCCCTGA
- a CDS encoding heme o synthase, producing the protein MWERLRDYWQLTKPRIIFLLLVTTAGAMWLAAGGKPDVGVFLTTLVTGAMAAGAANTINCLYDRDIDQVMARTQNRPIPAGRITPFQALAFALTLAVGALLLQGWRVNWTSAWLEWAGIAVYVLVYTHWLKRSSPQNIVIGGAAGAIPPLVGWAAVTGELSPCAWILFAIIFIWTPPHFWALALMLRDDYAQVGVPMLPVVAGAECTAQQILVYTLLLVPTSLLLVYPCGVVGGLYALTALILGGLFLYKVLRLFDQPQDTQRARGVFKYSIVYLLLLSVGIGLDRWSPVQNWQQWLVQKALTFWG; encoded by the coding sequence ATGTGGGAACGCCTGCGGGATTACTGGCAACTGACGAAACCCCGCATCATCTTTCTGTTGCTGGTGACCACGGCGGGAGCGATGTGGTTGGCGGCGGGCGGGAAACCCGATGTGGGTGTGTTTTTAACGACCCTGGTCACGGGAGCGATGGCGGCGGGGGCAGCCAATACCATCAATTGCCTCTATGACCGGGATATTGACCAGGTGATGGCGCGCACCCAAAACCGACCGATTCCGGCTGGCCGCATTACGCCGTTCCAGGCTCTGGCGTTTGCGTTGACGCTGGCGGTGGGTGCGTTATTACTCCAAGGCTGGCGGGTGAACTGGACGAGTGCCTGGCTGGAGTGGGCGGGTATTGCCGTGTACGTCCTGGTCTATACCCACTGGCTGAAACGTTCCAGTCCCCAAAACATCGTCATCGGTGGCGCAGCAGGAGCGATTCCTCCCTTGGTGGGCTGGGCTGCTGTGACCGGTGAGCTATCCCCCTGCGCCTGGATTTTGTTTGCGATTATTTTTATCTGGACGCCCCCCCATTTCTGGGCACTGGCGCTGATGCTCCGCGATGACTACGCGCAGGTGGGTGTACCCATGTTGCCGGTGGTGGCCGGGGCGGAGTGCACAGCGCAACAAATTCTGGTCTATACGCTGTTGCTGGTGCCCACCAGTCTGCTGCTGGTGTATCCCTGTGGGGTGGTGGGCGGGTTGTATGCCTTGACGGCCCTGATTCTAGGGGGATTATTTCTGTACAAAGTCCTGCGATTGTTTGACCAACCCCAGGACACGCAGCGGGCGCGGGGTGTGTTCAAGTACTCGATTGTGTACTTGCTGCTGCTGTCGGTCGGGATCGGGTTGGACCGCTGGTCCCCGGTGCAGAATTGGCAACAGTGGCTGGTGCAGAAGGCGTTGACGTTTTGGGGCTAG
- a CDS encoding COX15/CtaA family protein, with product MTTVGASSPVRDFNPRVWVQRGLWGLAAATWGLMALGSATRVMEAGLACPDWPLCFGQVVPAQMDLQVFLEWFHRLVAATVGLGVLGLTAVTWWWRAQLPRWLPWGVTAALGLVIWQGVLGGLTVTELLRFDIVTAHLGTGLAFFSLLLALGVLLLEMPAPRQPLPSSLPALSLAAALAVYGQSLLGGLVASRWAAHQCLAGQQLCQVFYGHLLGLVPAAVLSLLAGIQAWRAGWKWLGQGILLLLGLQILVGWGTYRLRLQVEPLTVMHQAIGALLLGALVVLAVGLQRRAWER from the coding sequence ATGACCACCGTTGGCGCATCGTCCCCAGTCAGAGACTTCAACCCGCGGGTGTGGGTGCAGCGAGGCTTGTGGGGCTTGGCGGCAGCGACCTGGGGGTTAATGGCGCTGGGGAGTGCCACGCGGGTGATGGAAGCGGGATTGGCCTGTCCCGATTGGCCCTTGTGTTTTGGGCAGGTGGTGCCGGCGCAGATGGATTTGCAGGTGTTTCTGGAGTGGTTCCACCGGCTGGTGGCGGCGACCGTGGGGTTGGGCGTGCTGGGGTTAACCGCCGTGACCTGGTGGTGGCGAGCACAACTGCCGCGTTGGTTGCCCTGGGGCGTAACGGCGGCGCTGGGGCTGGTGATTTGGCAGGGTGTGCTGGGGGGACTCACGGTCACGGAACTGCTCCGGTTTGACATTGTCACGGCGCACCTGGGTACGGGGCTGGCGTTTTTCAGTCTGTTGCTGGCGCTGGGGGTCTTGCTCTTGGAAATGCCTGCTCCGCGTCAGCCGTTGCCGTCCTCCTTACCGGCTTTGTCCTTGGCGGCGGCGCTGGCGGTTTATGGGCAAAGTTTGCTGGGGGGCTTGGTGGCTTCGCGGTGGGCGGCGCACCAGTGCCTAGCAGGTCAGCAGTTGTGTCAAGTGTTTTATGGGCATTTGCTGGGACTCGTTCCGGCGGCGGTTTTATCCTTACTAGCGGGGATCCAAGCGTGGCGTGCAGGTTGGAAATGGCTTGGTCAGGGAATCCTGCTGCTATTGGGGCTGCAAATCCTGGTGGGCTGGGGGACGTACCGGTTGCGGTTGCAGGTGGAACCTTTAACCGTCATGCACCAGGCAATTGGGGCACTGTTGCTGGGGGCATTGGTGGTGCTTGCCGTAGGACTCCAACGACGGGCCTGGGAGCGCTAG
- a CDS encoding YebC/PmpR family DNA-binding transcriptional regulator — protein sequence MAGHSKWANIKRQKARVDALKGQTFAKLSREIIVAARMGLPDPAGNFRLRTAIEKAKAAGMSQENIERAIAKGAGRLGPDTENLESVRYEGYAPGGVAVLIEALTDNRNRTAGEIRAAFNKHGGNLGETGCVGWMFTQVGWIPVTGITTEEDLLALALEVGATSYEWDAETPALLTDPQDLDQVAAVVQVKGYGVEGATTRWQPTTTVTITDPDQARKVLRLLDVLEDLDDVQSVTANFEMDEALLGATMGL from the coding sequence ATGGCGGGGCACAGCAAGTGGGCCAATATCAAGCGCCAAAAAGCGCGGGTGGACGCCCTGAAGGGACAAACCTTTGCCAAGTTATCGCGGGAAATCATCGTGGCGGCGCGCATGGGACTCCCTGACCCTGCTGGCAACTTTCGGCTCCGCACCGCCATTGAAAAAGCCAAGGCCGCCGGCATGTCCCAGGAGAATATCGAACGGGCGATTGCCAAAGGCGCGGGTCGCTTGGGTCCCGACACGGAAAACCTGGAATCGGTGCGCTATGAAGGCTATGCGCCGGGAGGCGTGGCGGTACTGATTGAAGCCCTAACGGACAATCGCAACCGGACGGCGGGGGAAATCCGGGCGGCCTTTAACAAGCACGGCGGCAATTTGGGGGAAACTGGATGCGTCGGCTGGATGTTTACCCAGGTGGGTTGGATTCCCGTGACCGGCATCACTACTGAGGAGGACCTGCTGGCGTTAGCGTTAGAGGTAGGAGCGACCAGTTACGAGTGGGATGCGGAAACGCCGGCGCTGTTGACCGACCCCCAGGACTTGGACCAAGTGGCTGCTGTGGTGCAGGTCAAGGGCTATGGTGTGGAGGGCGCAACCACCCGCTGGCAACCCACGACGACCGTGACGATTACCGACCCAGACCAGGCGCGAAAGGTGTTGCGGTTGCTGGACGTGCTGGAGGACCTGGACGATGTGCAGAGCGTGACAGCCAATTTTGAGATGGACGAGGCGCTGCTGGGGGCCACGATGGGGCTATGA
- a CDS encoding pentapeptide repeat-containing protein — MDADTLLRRYADGERDFRQVNLSGADLSLAILREINFSRAKLAGISLSQANLTRADLNRAILREADLSRAILREANLMAAKLVGAYLNQADLQDANLSKAKLTEADLAGANLRGAKLMGANLSRAVLIEADLSGADLSGADLTGANLNDAKLVGTNLARADLTRAALRNSDLSQANFFEADLSRAILAGAKLLGAGFSDAMLSEANLTNADLTDAQCVNADLSRTNLRGANLTGAGLSGAILDRVDLGHANLTRADLTGADLSGVDLSRTNLTGAQLRKAILHRSNLEQATLKDADLTEADLTDARLARAVMPGVKLIQANLTGVDLAGVMLQGADLSRASLVGAILNQADLTNAKLIAADLSGASLYDVLLQGADLSQACLADAYLDATDLQGAFLMETVLPGQA, encoded by the coding sequence ATGGATGCCGATACGTTGTTAAGGCGCTATGCCGATGGGGAACGGGATTTCCGCCAAGTGAATTTGAGCGGCGCCGACTTGTCGTTGGCCATCCTGCGGGAGATCAATTTCAGCCGGGCGAAATTAGCGGGTATTAGTCTCAGCCAAGCGAACTTAACGCGGGCGGATTTGAACCGGGCGATTCTGCGGGAAGCGGATTTGAGCCGCGCTATTTTACGGGAAGCCAACCTGATGGCGGCCAAGCTGGTGGGGGCCTATCTGAATCAAGCGGATTTACAAGACGCCAACTTGAGCAAGGCCAAACTCACGGAGGCAGATTTGGCGGGGGCCAATCTGCGGGGTGCCAAGCTCATGGGAGCCAATCTCAGCCGGGCAGTGCTCATTGAAGCCGATTTGAGCGGCGCAGACTTGAGTGGCGCCGACTTGACGGGAGCCAATTTGAACGACGCCAAGTTGGTGGGCACGAATCTCGCGCGGGCGGACTTGACGCGGGCGGCGTTGCGCAATAGTGATCTCAGCCAAGCGAACTTCTTTGAAGCAGACTTGAGCCGCGCGATTCTAGCGGGAGCGAAGTTGCTAGGGGCCGGTTTCAGCGACGCCATGTTGAGCGAAGCCAACCTGACCAATGCCGACCTGACCGATGCCCAGTGTGTCAACGCCGACCTCAGTCGTACAAATTTGCGAGGCGCGAATTTGACGGGAGCTGGCTTGAGCGGGGCGATTTTAGACCGGGTGGATTTGGGGCACGCCAACCTGACGCGGGCGGATTTGACCGGAGCTGATTTGAGCGGGGTGGACTTGAGTCGCACCAATTTGACCGGCGCCCAACTCCGCAAAGCCATCCTGCACCGGAGCAATCTGGAGCAGGCCACGCTCAAGGATGCTGACCTGACCGAAGCTGACCTGACGGATGCTCGCCTGGCGCGGGCGGTGATGCCGGGAGTGAAACTGATTCAGGCGAATTTAACGGGTGTGGATTTGGCGGGTGTGATGCTACAGGGCGCCGATTTGAGCCGAGCTAGCTTGGTGGGGGCAATTTTGAACCAGGCGGACCTGACCAATGCCAAGTTAATCGCGGCGGACCTGAGCGGGGCCTCGCTGTACGACGTACTGTTGCAAGGGGCGGATTTGAGCCAAGCTTGTCTAGCCGATGCCTATCTAGATGCGACGGATCTGCAGGGCGCTTTCCTGATGGAAACGGTGTTACCAGGTCAAGCCTGA
- a CDS encoding TAXI family TRAP transporter solute-binding subunit: protein MDRRYFTALIVAFALVACGIVAKIIYDRTRQIELVIATGSAQGEYYAMGQAFARVLPRHIPRLRLQVRETKGATENLALVAEGKADLGFVQNDTDTKPPIRAIAGLYLETFHLVARPGVNIREFGDIRGKRVVTPPPGSGAYNSFLELLRHYDIDLQDIQPIHLAGPAASQALVQGQVDALFRVIGSGNLEMRRLLQQSRGRLVPIDQAAAIQIFYPETEPAVIPRGTYSASPPVPPQDLPTVGVRSLLITHQRLDKEIIRDITRVLFEYRNDLVTLNPRTASISYPGSGQALGIPLHPGARAYYERDKPSFLQENAEPIALLITLATIGFSLLAQIRSQISERQKNRADLYNLELVEIIEAVDRAESVQELDKARQRLLSIFRRVIEDLDKDRLSPESYQLFVFPWEMAMNTLRHREALLLSKTLR, encoded by the coding sequence ATGGACCGGCGCTACTTCACCGCCCTAATTGTCGCCTTTGCCCTGGTCGCCTGTGGTATTGTCGCCAAGATCATCTACGACCGCACCCGACAAATCGAGTTGGTGATTGCCACTGGTAGCGCCCAAGGGGAGTACTACGCGATGGGACAGGCATTTGCCCGAGTGCTCCCCCGCCACATTCCCCGCCTGCGTCTCCAGGTGCGCGAAACTAAAGGGGCGACCGAAAACCTGGCCCTGGTGGCTGAAGGAAAAGCCGACTTGGGTTTTGTGCAAAACGACACGGACACAAAGCCCCCCATCCGCGCGATTGCCGGGCTGTACCTGGAGACTTTTCATCTGGTGGCGCGGCCAGGGGTTAACATCCGGGAATTTGGCGATATTCGCGGCAAGCGGGTGGTGACGCCGCCGCCGGGGAGCGGGGCCTACAACAGTTTTTTGGAACTCCTGCGGCACTACGACATAGATTTGCAGGACATTCAACCGATTCACTTGGCGGGACCGGCGGCCAGCCAGGCGCTCGTGCAAGGTCAGGTTGATGCCCTGTTTCGGGTGATTGGGTCCGGCAACCTGGAGATGCGCCGCCTGCTTCAGCAAAGTCGGGGCCGTTTAGTGCCCATCGACCAGGCCGCCGCCATTCAGATTTTTTATCCCGAGACCGAACCTGCCGTCATTCCCAGGGGCACCTACAGTGCCAGTCCACCGGTGCCGCCCCAGGACTTGCCCACGGTGGGAGTGCGTTCGCTGCTCATTACCCACCAGCGCCTGGACAAGGAAATTATCCGCGACATCACCCGCGTTTTGTTTGAGTACCGGAACGACCTCGTGACCTTGAACCCCCGCACGGCTTCGATCAGCTATCCGGGTTCAGGACAAGCGCTGGGTATCCCGCTTCATCCGGGGGCTAGGGCATACTACGAGCGAGATAAACCGTCATTTCTCCAGGAAAACGCCGAGCCGATTGCCCTGCTGATTACCCTGGCAACGATTGGGTTTTCGTTGCTAGCCCAAATCCGTTCCCAAATCAGCGAGCGCCAAAAAAACCGCGCCGATTTATATAACTTGGAGCTGGTTGAAATTATTGAGGCAGTGGACCGGGCTGAAAGTGTGCAAGAGCTGGATAAAGCTCGCCAGCGGTTGTTGAGCATTTTTCGCCGTGTGATTGAGGATTTGGATAAGGACCGTCTTTCCCCAGAATCCTATCAACTCTTCGTGTTTCCCTGGGAAATGGCGATGAATACCCTGCGGCACCGGGAGGCATTGTTACTAAGTAAAACCCTGCGCTGA
- a CDS encoding GDYXXLXY domain-containing protein, with translation MKLPLWRFGLPLLVQVAIPLAVAAPYLTVIAASRTVYLETLPVDPYDPLRGYSQVLGYEFARLEVLQSLPGGKRIGAGSEIYVILAAPNNPNATAPAPWRPVRVSPSLPRDLGPQEIALKGRLEGNRVRYGIEEIYIPENRREQINAAVTQASQKRQALVEVKVGDSGLALVRALWLHGQRYAF, from the coding sequence ATGAAATTACCCCTGTGGCGCTTTGGGTTGCCCTTGCTGGTGCAGGTGGCGATTCCCCTAGCGGTAGCCGCTCCCTACCTGACCGTCATCGCCGCCAGTCGCACGGTTTATCTGGAAACGTTGCCCGTTGACCCCTACGACCCGCTGCGGGGGTATTCCCAGGTTTTGGGCTATGAGTTTGCCCGGCTTGAGGTCTTGCAATCCCTTCCCGGCGGCAAACGGATAGGCGCTGGGTCGGAAATTTATGTGATTTTGGCAGCGCCGAACAACCCAAACGCGACCGCTCCGGCGCCCTGGCGACCGGTGCGCGTTAGCCCATCCTTGCCCCGCGATTTAGGACCCCAGGAAATTGCGCTGAAGGGGCGCTTGGAGGGCAACAGGGTTCGCTATGGGATTGAAGAAATCTACATCCCCGAAAACCGGCGGGAGCAAATAAACGCCGCGGTCACCCAGGCCAGTCAAAAACGCCAGGCGTTGGTGGAGGTCAAAGTGGGAGATTCAGGGTTGGCCCTGGTGCGCGCCCTGTGGTTGCACGGCCAGCGTTACGCATTCTAA